A portion of the Fulvia fulva chromosome 1, complete sequence genome contains these proteins:
- a CDS encoding ATP synthase subunit 4, mitochondrial, producing MASRLAKGALSAARVRPTLPIRTALPAITTFATSTPRFESSAPQKDPKSAAQGILDALPGNSIASKTAILSAGAGLSVAAISNELYVVNEESIVMLSLLTIYWAVYTYAGPMYSEWAQGQHDKIKGILNAARDDHTNAVKARIDNVKDLSGVIEITKDLFAVSKETAHLEAQAYELQQKTELAAEAKAVLDSWVRYEGQVKARQQKELADSVIAKIEKQLQDPKVLDQILKQSVQDVERIVSQKS from the exons ATGGCGTCGCGTCTGGCAAAGGGCGCATTGA GCGCCGCTCGCGTTCGCCCAACCCTCCCTATCCGCACCGCTCTGCCCGCCATCACCACCTTTGCGACCTCGACTCCCCGTTTCGAGAGCTCTGCTCCACAGAAGGACCCAAAGAGCGCGGCTCAGGGCATCCTCGATGCTCTGCCAGGAAACAGCATCGCTTCCAAGACCGCCATCCTCTCTGCCGGAGCCGGTCTCTCGGTTGCAGCTATCAGCAATGAGCTCTACGTCGTCAACGAGGAGTCTATCGTCATGCTGTCTCTCTTGACCATCTACTGGGCGGTCTACACATATGCCGGCCCAATGTACAGCGAGTGGGCGCAGGGCCAGCACGACAAGATCAAGGGCATTTTGAACGCGGCACGGGACGACCACACCAACGCCGTCAAGGCCCGCATTGACAATGTCAAGGACCTCAGTGGCGTAATTGAGATCACCAAGGACCTCTTTGCTGTTTCCAAG GAAACCGCCCACCTCGAGGCTCAGGCCTACGAGCTCCAGCAGAAGACTGAGCTGGCCGCTGAGGCTAAGGCTGTTCTTGACTCGTGGGTGCGCTACGAAGGCCAGGTCAAGGCCCGACAACAGAAGGAGCTCGCTGATTCCGTTATTGCCAAGATTGAGAAGCAGCTCCAGGACCCCAAGGTGCTAGACCAGATCCTCAAGCAGAGCGTCCAGGATGTTGAGC GCATTGTTTCTCAAAAGTCATAG
- a CDS encoding 2-oxoglutarate-Fe(II) type oxidoreductase hxnY: MAATVTAPSATHNEARQAAQDYLNQRLASGASAKPARPFTVPEINIANSFSDDVNARKTVAAKIHDACTNSGFFHLTGHGVSEETRQKIINAAKRFTKDLPRSSKEALHVKHSKYFRGWEPADYTYVNPGDWSAETAAPETKEGFNWGYEPGLDPTGGDGQYRELDGEDVNGNVWPKKEDLPGFYADVKEYYGQILQLARHLFRLFALSLDLPEEYFDDMMTHPGGIARLLYYPASKDPKPLNPNEPDKEIGLGAHSDYECFTILLCSTASGLEILSPENIWVPAPAVEGSFIINVADFLMRWTNGVYISTVHRVVNRTTHERYSVPFFFNINYDQTVETLPSCVTPERPSQYPPVKAGEYILERLKAVPKMVRYWALYHTLDLEISHWIFALRNLFESLYTVQPTRDTVSPKNLSRMCDAPLGDPCLHIGDGAACSVEYVLRYWCRLVLTAVEVLL, translated from the exons ATGGCCGCCACCGTCACTGCTCCTTCCGCGACACACAACGAAGCTCGTCAAGCCGCCCAAGACTATCTCAATCAACGTCTAGCGAGCGGCGCCTCAGCTAAACCAGCAAGACCGTTCACTGTCCCAGAGATCAACATCGCCAACTCATTCTCTGATGATGTTAATGCGAGGAAAACAGTAGCAGCCAAGATCCACGATGCATGCACGAACAGCGGCTTCTTCCACCTCACTGGTCATGGTGTCTCCGAAGAAACGCGACAGAAGATTATCAACGCTGCCAAGCGCTTCACCAAAGACTTGCCTCGATCGAGCAAAGAAGCGTTGCACGTCAAGCACAGCAAGTATTTTCGCGGCTGGGAACCAGCCGACTATACTTACGTCAATCCTGGTGACTGGTCTGCCGAGACCGCTGCTCCTGAGACAAAGGAAGGCTTCAACTGGGGCTATGAACCAGGTCTTGACCCTACTGGCGGCGATGGGCAGTACCGTGAACTGGACGGCGAGGATGTCAACGGTAACGTGTGGCCAAAAAAAGAAGATCTCCCTGGCTTTTACGCAGATGTCAAAGAGTACTATGGCCAAATCTTACAGCTGGCTCGCCATCTCTTTCGATTGTTTGCGCTGTCGCTGGATCTACCTGAGGAGTACTTTGATGATATGATGACGCATCCAGGCGGGATTGCCAGGTTGCTGTACTATCCTGCGAGCAAAGACCCCAAGCCTCTGAATCCTAACGAGCCAGATAAGGAGATTGGTCTGGGAGCTCATTCTGACTACGAGTGTTTCACAATTCTGCTTTGCTCTACCGCTTCAGGCCTGGAGATACTGTCGCCGGAGAATATCTGGGTTCCTGCACCGGCCGTGGAAGGGAGCTTCATCATCAACGTTGCAGACTTCTTGATGAGGTGGACGAATG GTGTCTACATATCGACCGTTCATCGTGTCGTCAACAGAACCACGCATGAGCGTTACAGCGTCCCATTCTTCTTCAATATCAACTACGATCAGACTGTTGAGACACTGCCGAGCTGTGTGACGCCTGAACGGCCTTCACAATACCCTCCAGTCAAGGCGGGGGAGTACATTTTGGAAAGACTGAAAGCTGTACCAAAAATGGTTAGATATTGGGCTCTGTATCATACGTTGGATCTCGAAATCAGTCACTGGATATTCGCTCTGAGGAACCTATTTGAGTCGTTGTATACTGTTCAGCCTACCAGAGATACCGTCTCCCCGAAGAACCTTTCGAGGATGTGTGATGCGCCACTAGGTGATCCATGCTTGCATATAGGTGATGGAGCTGCTTGTTCTGTAGAGTATGTGTTGAGGTACTGGTGCCGTCTTGTGCTAACTGCTGTGGAGGTGTTGCTCTGA
- a CDS encoding putative glycosidase crf1 has protein sequence MATNFYIFFGRVDVVMKAASGTGIVSSIVLESDDLDEIDWEFIGGSNNQVQSNFYGKGNTTNYNRVQYHDVADTQGTWHTYSIDWTKERINYIIDGTTVRTLEYSSALAINGQNFPQTPMQLKLGNWAGGASKDEGTVEWAGGKTDFNQGPFNMNVKSVKITNNNPACQYEYGDMTGSYESIKLISSGDSCSAESPSSSAPSGSASASASATIAPTSSLVVEPISNTKVVASTTITGSAYSTNTASISAVNAGTTEAAAATTGVASQPTAGVNGSISSGSLSASAAYEGAGVAQYAMSWTAILSLVPAVLLF, from the exons ATGGCCACCAACTTCTATATCTTCTTCGGACGCGTCGATGTGGTGATGAAGGCGGCATCAGGCACGGGAATCGTCTCTAG CATTGTCTTAGAGTCCGATGATCTCGACGAGATCGACTGGGAATTCATCGGTGGAAGCAACAACCAGGTGCAGTCGAACTTCTACGGGAAGGGCAACACTACCAACTACAACCGTGTGCAG TATCACGATGTTGCTGATACCCAAGGAACCTGGCACACATATTCTATCGATTGGACCAAGGAGCGTATCAACTACATCATCGACGGCACCACTGTCCGAACGCTGGAGTACAGCTCAGCCTTAGCCATTAACGGCCAGAACTTTCCGCAGACCCCAATGCAACTCAAGCTTGGCAACTGGGCTGGTGGTGCCAGTAAAGATGAGGGTACAGTTGAGTGGGCCGGTGGAAAGACCGATTTCAACCAGGGTCCCTTCAACATGA ATGTCAAGTCTGTGAAGATCACCAACAACAACCCAGCATGCCAATACGAGTACGGCGACATGACCGGCTCCTATGAGAGCATCAAGCTCATCTCGAGCGGCGACTCGTGCAGTGCCGAGAGTCCGTCGAGCTCTGCCCCATCTGGCTCTGCATCTGCATCTGCGTCGGCTACTATTGCGCCAACTAGCAGCCTTGTCGTCGAGCCGATCTCGAACACTAAAGTCGTAGCCAGCACTACCATTACTGGTTCCGCGTACTCGACCAACACCGCTTCGATCTCTGCTGTCAATGCTGGTACGACTGAAGCCGCCGCTGCAACGACTGGCGTTGCGAGTCAGCCAACTGCCGGAGTTAATGGCTCAATCAGTTCCGGCTCGCTCTCCGCCTCTGCTGCTTACGAAGGTGCTGGAGTCGCTCAGTATGCCATGAGCTGGACTGCCATACTCAGCTTGGTGCCTGCTGTCTTGCTGTTCTAG